A genomic region of Barnesiella viscericola DSM 18177 contains the following coding sequences:
- a CDS encoding LrgB family protein, producing MNEIFSSTPFILLLVLGSYLAGCKLHQKKHIAIFHPLLVAMVLIIALLTLLDIDYDTFCAGSSFISFLLGPSVVALGYALYEQIEQIRGKEIPVLTAVFAGGIVGIVSVIAICRLMGVDEAITSSLQPKSVTIPIAISLSEHSHGIPSLTAVIVFGCGLLGGIIGPAVLDRCHVNSRVARGLALGSAAHGLGTARAIELGAVEGAISGLAIGLMGVVTSLLIPLFESLMR from the coding sequence ATGAACGAAATATTCTCCTCCACACCCTTTATCCTGCTGTTGGTACTGGGTAGCTACCTGGCCGGTTGCAAACTGCACCAGAAAAAACATATCGCCATTTTCCACCCGCTGTTGGTGGCCATGGTTCTTATCATAGCCCTGCTCACCCTGCTCGACATCGACTACGATACGTTCTGTGCCGGTAGCAGCTTCATCAGTTTTCTGCTGGGGCCATCGGTCGTAGCGCTGGGTTATGCCCTCTATGAACAAATCGAACAGATTCGGGGTAAAGAGATACCCGTACTCACCGCCGTCTTTGCCGGAGGAATTGTGGGTATTGTGAGTGTTATAGCCATCTGCCGACTCATGGGCGTCGACGAAGCCATCACCTCGTCGCTGCAACCCAAATCGGTCACGATACCCATCGCCATCTCCCTGTCGGAACACTCGCACGGTATCCCCTCGCTCACGGCCGTCATCGTATTCGGGTGCGGATTATTGGGGGGTATCATCGGCCCGGCCGTACTCGACCGCTGCCACGTCAACAGCCGCGTTGCCCGCGGATTGGCATTGGGATCGGCCGCTCACGGACTGGGTACTGCCCGCGCTATTGAACTGGGAGCCGTCGAAGGTGCTATCAGTGGCCTGGCCATCGGCCTGATGGGTGTTGTCACCTCCCTGCTTATACCGCTGTTCGAAAGCCTGATGCGCTGA
- a CDS encoding CidA/LrgA family protein, whose amino-acid sequence MIKGFCYIMLFYVLGEMVSLLIGRLIPGSVCGMILLFLALTLKWVRPRDVDKAASTLTRNMALFFVPASIGLMHEYKILMSNWVVLLTVSVVTTLLVIVVVGLTEEHLDRKLSRKKGGVGQ is encoded by the coding sequence ATGATTAAAGGATTCTGTTACATCATGCTCTTCTATGTATTGGGAGAGATGGTGAGCCTGCTCATCGGGCGGCTCATTCCCGGCAGCGTGTGCGGCATGATATTGCTGTTCCTGGCCCTCACACTCAAATGGGTACGTCCACGCGACGTCGACAAGGCCGCCTCGACCCTCACTCGCAACATGGCCCTCTTCTTCGTTCCGGCCAGTATCGGGCTCATGCACGAGTATAAAATACTCATGAGCAACTGGGTGGTACTGCTCACCGTGTCGGTGGTTACCACCCTGCTGGTCATCGTTGTCGTAGGGCTTACCGAAGAGCATCTTGACCGCAAGCTCTCGCGCAAGAAAGGAGGAGTTGGGCAATGA
- a CDS encoding RecQ family ATP-dependent DNA helicase: MHEIIYEILQKYWGYRQFRPMQEEIITSLLDGHDTLGLMPTGGGKSLTFQVPTLCREGLCLVITPLVALMKDQVDNLRDRGIRAAYIHAGMSRREMVVTFDNCLYGRFKFLYISPERIDTELFTARIQGLPVSLIVVDEAHCISQWGYDFRPAYLKIAQIRHTLPHVPVLALTATATPIVADDIQKKLDFHDGRVFRTGFARPNLSYVVRSCEDKMQQLLRILHRVPGSAVVYVRNRKHTKEVAEELNRAGISADYYHAGLGQEEKNEKQRKWKVDETRVMVSTNAFGMGIDKPDVRVVVHLDMPNSPEEYFQEAGRAGRDGTRAYAVLLYSRRDKANLHKRLTEEFPDKEFVLKVYERVGNFLEIALGCGMDSIYEFNLKRFCTTFNYATTPVLSALKILTISGYIEFIEETDTLSRVMMLVHKEELYHLRDTDPATDRVLQCLLRSYTGLFADYVFIHEDLLAQRLGACQQEVYEALLKLNRLHVLHYIPRRRTPYIVYTRERMEPRYVQITREAYEDRRQRMADRIESMITYATSTRCRQQMLLEYFGEKADYECGCCDNCIEHRKREQASAQKPEVIARAIQQFIGNDCVSRDRIAAALPYPEDEVIEALRFLRDEGFIVCEDDIHYKNKT, from the coding sequence ATGCACGAAATCATCTACGAAATATTGCAAAAGTACTGGGGTTACCGCCAGTTCCGGCCCATGCAAGAGGAGATTATCACTTCGCTGCTCGACGGACACGACACCTTGGGACTCATGCCTACCGGCGGGGGTAAATCGCTCACCTTTCAGGTGCCTACCCTCTGTCGCGAAGGGCTCTGCCTCGTCATTACCCCTCTCGTTGCCTTGATGAAAGACCAGGTCGACAACCTGCGCGACCGGGGCATACGGGCGGCTTATATCCATGCCGGCATGTCGCGCCGCGAGATGGTCGTCACCTTCGACAACTGCCTCTACGGGCGATTCAAGTTTCTCTACATCTCGCCCGAGCGCATCGATACCGAGCTGTTCACCGCCCGCATTCAGGGGCTGCCGGTCTCGCTAATCGTGGTCGACGAGGCCCACTGCATCTCGCAATGGGGATATGACTTCCGCCCTGCCTACCTGAAAATAGCCCAGATACGGCACACCCTGCCCCACGTTCCCGTGCTGGCCCTCACCGCCACGGCAACTCCTATTGTAGCCGATGATATACAGAAGAAGCTCGACTTTCACGACGGTCGGGTATTCCGCACCGGCTTCGCCCGTCCCAACCTCTCGTATGTGGTGAGGTCGTGCGAGGACAAGATGCAGCAACTGCTGCGTATCCTCCATCGGGTACCCGGCAGCGCCGTCGTCTATGTGCGCAACCGCAAGCACACGAAAGAGGTAGCCGAAGAGTTGAACCGGGCCGGCATATCGGCCGACTACTACCACGCCGGTCTGGGACAGGAGGAGAAGAACGAGAAACAGCGCAAATGGAAGGTCGATGAAACCCGGGTGATGGTCTCGACCAACGCCTTCGGTATGGGCATTGACAAACCCGATGTTCGGGTGGTCGTGCATCTGGACATGCCCAACTCGCCCGAAGAGTATTTTCAAGAGGCGGGTCGGGCCGGACGTGACGGGACCCGTGCCTATGCCGTACTGCTCTATTCTCGTCGCGACAAGGCCAACCTGCACAAGCGGCTCACTGAGGAGTTTCCCGACAAAGAGTTTGTCTTGAAGGTCTACGAACGGGTGGGTAACTTTCTCGAAATAGCACTCGGCTGCGGCATGGACTCGATTTATGAGTTCAACCTGAAACGGTTCTGCACCACCTTCAACTATGCGACTACTCCGGTACTCAGCGCGCTGAAAATTCTCACCATATCGGGCTACATCGAATTTATCGAAGAGACTGACACCCTTTCGCGGGTAATGATGCTGGTTCATAAAGAAGAACTCTACCACTTGCGCGACACCGACCCGGCCACCGACCGCGTGTTGCAATGCCTGTTGCGCTCCTATACCGGGCTTTTTGCCGACTATGTGTTTATCCACGAAGATTTGCTTGCCCAACGGCTCGGTGCCTGTCAGCAAGAGGTCTACGAGGCCTTGTTGAAGCTGAACCGTCTGCACGTGCTCCACTACATACCGCGGCGACGCACGCCCTATATCGTCTACACCCGCGAACGCATGGAGCCCCGCTACGTGCAAATCACCCGCGAAGCCTATGAAGATAGGCGACAGCGCATGGCCGACCGCATCGAGAGTATGATCACCTATGCCACTTCGACCCGCTGTCGTCAACAGATGTTGCTCGAATACTTCGGTGAGAAGGCCGACTACGAGTGCGGCTGCTGCGACAACTGCATCGAGCACAGGAAACGGGAGCAAGCCTCGGCTCAAAAGCCCGAGGTGATAGCCCGGGCCATACAACAGTTCATCGGCAACGACTGCGTGAGCCGCGACCGGATAGCCGCCGCGCTACCCTACCCCGAGGACGAGGTGATCGAAGCCCTGCGCTTCCTGCGAGACGAAGGTTTTATCGTCTGCGAAGACGATATTCACTATAAAAACAAAACATAA
- the recJ gene encoding single-stranded-DNA-specific exonuclease RecJ: MISKWNYLHLTSNEQQIAQQLEARYPRVPALCRLLAQRGVTSVAEAEKFFKPQLSDLHDPFLMRDMEKAVVRLNRALGSKEKIMIYGDYDVDGTTAVSLVYKFLQNFYSGLDYYIPDRYDEGYGISDKSIDYAAENGITLIIALDCGIKAVEKIAYAKSKGIDFIICDHHMPDDQLPDAVAILNPKLEGETYPYKHLSGCGVGYKFMQGFAINNGIDIAADLEPLLDLVAVSIASDIVPITGENRILAYHGLKRLNSNPSMGLRGILKVCGLNNKNITISDIVFKIGPRINASGRMQSGKEAVDLLVAKDMAGALEKSQNIDQYNENRKELDKRITEEASKILEEHVDINHRKSIVIYNKDWHKGIIGIVASRLTELYYRPAVVLTLSDGLATGSARSVQGFDIYKAVESCRDLLENFGGHTYAVGLSMKEEHIKEFTARFEEHVAKHILPEQMEPQIDIDTEIDFNEITPEFFALLKQFNPFGPGNQKPIFCTRHVTDYGTSRLVGKKNEHVKLELVDSKSKNIMNGIAFNMSQHFEHIKAGKPFDICYTIEENTHNSGSIQLFIKDIRPSE, encoded by the coding sequence ATGATAAGTAAATGGAATTACTTACACCTTACATCAAACGAACAGCAAATAGCCCAGCAATTAGAGGCCCGATACCCACGGGTCCCTGCGCTTTGTAGACTGCTCGCTCAACGAGGGGTAACTTCGGTCGCCGAGGCGGAGAAGTTTTTCAAACCCCAGTTGTCCGATCTCCATGACCCGTTCCTCATGAGAGATATGGAAAAAGCAGTCGTTAGGCTGAATCGTGCGTTAGGGAGTAAAGAAAAGATTATGATTTATGGCGATTACGACGTGGACGGAACGACTGCCGTATCGCTGGTGTATAAGTTTTTACAAAATTTCTATTCGGGGCTCGATTACTATATCCCCGACCGTTACGACGAGGGTTACGGCATCTCGGACAAAAGCATCGACTATGCGGCCGAGAACGGTATCACACTTATCATTGCCCTCGACTGCGGCATCAAGGCCGTGGAGAAAATAGCCTATGCCAAGAGCAAAGGCATTGATTTCATCATCTGCGACCACCATATGCCCGACGACCAGTTGCCCGACGCCGTGGCTATCCTCAATCCCAAACTCGAAGGAGAGACCTACCCCTACAAACATCTGTCGGGTTGTGGTGTAGGCTACAAGTTCATGCAGGGATTTGCAATCAACAACGGTATCGACATCGCTGCCGACCTGGAACCGCTGCTCGACCTGGTGGCCGTGAGCATCGCTTCGGACATCGTGCCCATCACGGGTGAGAACCGTATTCTGGCCTATCACGGCTTGAAGCGGCTCAACTCCAACCCCAGCATGGGATTGCGAGGTATCTTGAAGGTGTGCGGACTCAACAACAAGAATATTACCATCAGCGACATCGTCTTTAAGATTGGCCCCCGCATCAACGCCTCGGGCCGCATGCAATCGGGCAAAGAGGCGGTAGACCTGTTGGTGGCCAAGGATATGGCCGGAGCGCTCGAAAAGAGTCAGAACATCGATCAGTACAACGAGAACCGCAAGGAGTTGGACAAGCGGATTACCGAAGAGGCCAGCAAGATACTCGAAGAGCACGTCGACATCAACCACCGCAAATCGATTGTCATCTACAACAAGGACTGGCACAAAGGCATTATCGGTATTGTGGCTTCGCGCCTCACCGAACTCTACTACCGCCCGGCCGTGGTCCTCACCCTCTCCGACGGACTGGCCACCGGTTCGGCTCGCTCGGTACAGGGGTTTGATATTTACAAGGCGGTAGAGTCGTGTCGCGACCTGCTCGAGAATTTTGGAGGGCACACCTATGCCGTGGGCCTCTCGATGAAAGAGGAACACATCAAGGAGTTTACCGCCCGGTTTGAGGAGCATGTGGCCAAACACATTCTGCCCGAGCAGATGGAGCCGCAAATCGACATCGACACCGAAATCGACTTCAACGAAATCACCCCCGAGTTCTTTGCCCTGCTTAAACAGTTCAACCCCTTCGGACCCGGTAACCAGAAGCCTATCTTCTGTACACGTCATGTTACCGACTACGGTACGAGCCGACTCGTAGGCAAGAAAAACGAGCACGTGAAACTCGAACTGGTCGACAGCAAATCGAAGAACATCATGAACGGCATCGCCTTCAACATGAGCCAACACTTTGAACACATCAAGGCCGGAAAACCGTTTGACATCTGTTACACCATCGAGGAAAATACTCATAACAGCGGTTCGATACAGCTGTTTATCAAGGATATCAGACCGTCGGAATAA
- a CDS encoding GNAT family N-acetyltransferase, with amino-acid sequence MIREVTLHDAAAIAAIYNDYILHSTISFETEPLTVEAMRDRIAHIAADYPYFVAEEEGVVTGYCYAHPWKERAAYGHTLETTVYLSPQSQNRGLGKQLMQRLIDECRHRGYRALIACITGNNETSRAFHARLGFTQVSLFKEVGYKFGQWLDVVDYELLLVAKSASDRGE; translated from the coding sequence ATGATACGAGAGGTCACACTACACGACGCTGCCGCCATTGCAGCCATCTACAACGACTATATTTTGCACAGCACTATCTCCTTCGAGACCGAACCACTCACAGTCGAAGCCATGCGCGACCGCATCGCCCATATCGCTGCCGACTATCCCTACTTCGTAGCCGAAGAGGAAGGCGTCGTGACGGGCTACTGCTATGCCCACCCCTGGAAGGAGCGGGCCGCCTACGGTCATACCCTCGAAACCACCGTATATCTGTCGCCCCAGAGTCAAAACCGGGGATTGGGCAAACAGCTCATGCAGAGATTAATTGATGAATGCCGCCACAGGGGCTACCGTGCGCTGATTGCCTGCATCACCGGCAACAACGAGACTAGCCGCGCGTTTCACGCACGGCTCGGGTTCACACAGGTATCGCTTTTCAAGGAGGTTGGCTACAAGTTCGGACAGTGGCTCGACGTGGTCGACTATGAACTGTTGCTGGTTGCGAAATCTGCTTCCGACCGGGGCGAATAA
- a CDS encoding mechanosensitive ion channel family protein — protein sequence MSIFNSLLTLWAQTPELPAPEEVAQTWQQKLSALSSLSFQQFTEQAIDAILHGLVKIAIALAVFFIGKWIINRIHNFVAKAFVRRNVELSLRTFLLSLIRIILMLILIVIVIGILGINTSSFLAIFASAGLAVGMALSGTLQNFAGGVMILLFKPYKVGDFIEAQGYSGTVKEIQIFNTILNTPDNKTIIIPNGGLSTGSLNNYSKEGRRRVDWTIGIAYGDDFDTARRVVLELLAADKRVMDTPAPFVALSSLADSAVEVTVRAWAAAEDYWGVYYDFNEQVYKQFEKYNLHFPYPQVDVHMVDQ from the coding sequence ATGTCTATTTTCAATTCTTTACTTACACTGTGGGCTCAGACCCCCGAACTCCCGGCTCCCGAAGAGGTGGCACAAACCTGGCAGCAAAAGCTCTCGGCCCTGTCGTCCCTCTCGTTCCAGCAATTCACGGAACAGGCTATCGACGCCATTTTGCATGGATTGGTCAAGATTGCCATTGCTCTGGCGGTCTTCTTCATTGGCAAATGGATAATCAACCGCATTCACAACTTTGTCGCCAAAGCCTTTGTCCGCCGCAATGTCGAGCTCTCGCTGCGAACCTTCCTGCTGAGCCTGATTCGTATCATACTCATGCTGATACTGATTGTCATCGTTATCGGTATTCTCGGCATCAACACCAGTTCGTTCCTGGCCATCTTCGCCTCGGCCGGTCTTGCCGTAGGTATGGCGTTGAGCGGTACCTTGCAAAACTTTGCGGGCGGGGTGATGATTCTGCTCTTCAAGCCCTACAAGGTGGGCGATTTCATTGAGGCTCAGGGATATTCGGGTACGGTGAAAGAGATACAGATTTTCAACACCATACTCAACACGCCCGACAACAAAACCATCATTATTCCCAACGGCGGACTTTCGACCGGCAGCCTCAACAACTACTCCAAGGAGGGGCGTCGCCGGGTCGACTGGACAATAGGCATTGCCTACGGTGACGATTTCGATACGGCTCGACGGGTGGTATTGGAGCTTCTTGCTGCCGACAAACGGGTGATGGACACTCCGGCTCCGTTCGTAGCACTGAGCAGTCTGGCCGATAGTGCTGTCGAAGTAACCGTGCGCGCCTGGGCTGCTGCCGAAGACTACTGGGGAGTCTATTACGATTTCAATGAACAAGTGTACAAACAGTTCGAAAAGTACAACCTGCACTTCCCCTATCCGCAAGTCGACGTGCACATGGTCGACCAGTAA
- a CDS encoding clostripain-related cysteine peptidase, which yields MKNLDPLLLTPPGRWLWLLAVVSILFSGCSKEKDEPQPVAVNRTVLVYMLSDNDLGASRYFDSQNIDEMMQAAAAGELNGGNLIVYRDGYDTNPQLIQIKPGPSGQAQKVIVKEYPDRNSSTGEVLRSVVDETAQLFPANEYGLILWSHSTGWVPGNSSLALSLRDQLPKQIAPTRSFGQDGSYYMELDELADALPDHRFRFILSDACFMGSIECAYQLRNKTDYYIGSAAEVMGAGMPYALTIPLLFDYQLNLGQVCQAIYNHYNSQTGVSRTATTCLVDCRGLEGLAQVVRTIFEAHRGETIPDLSNVQHFDRSYPYICYDLRDYLAQFASTDELQQLDQALNETILYQAATPAILGTLTVRTHCGLSCYVMGTGDSTLDRYYTTLDWYQQVYPIDY from the coding sequence ATGAAAAATCTCGACCCCCTACTTCTCACCCCCCCAGGGCGATGGTTATGGCTGCTGGCAGTCGTCTCCATACTCTTCTCCGGGTGTTCCAAAGAGAAGGACGAGCCCCAGCCGGTTGCCGTGAACCGCACCGTGCTGGTCTATATGTTATCGGATAACGATCTGGGAGCCAGCCGCTATTTCGATTCGCAGAACATCGACGAGATGATGCAGGCGGCCGCCGCCGGGGAACTGAACGGAGGCAATCTCATTGTCTATCGCGACGGATACGATACCAATCCGCAACTCATACAAATCAAACCGGGCCCCTCGGGACAGGCTCAAAAGGTCATCGTCAAGGAGTACCCCGACCGCAATTCGTCCACAGGCGAGGTGCTGCGCTCGGTCGTCGACGAGACCGCGCAGTTGTTCCCCGCTAATGAATATGGATTGATTCTGTGGTCGCACAGCACCGGGTGGGTACCGGGCAATTCGTCGCTGGCTCTCTCGCTACGTGATCAACTCCCTAAGCAGATAGCCCCTACCCGATCGTTCGGTCAAGACGGGTCGTACTATATGGAACTTGATGAATTAGCCGACGCTCTGCCCGACCACCGGTTTCGCTTCATACTCTCCGACGCTTGCTTTATGGGCAGCATCGAGTGTGCCTATCAGTTGCGCAACAAGACCGACTACTATATCGGTTCGGCCGCTGAGGTAATGGGAGCCGGCATGCCCTATGCCCTAACCATACCCCTGCTGTTCGACTACCAGCTCAATCTGGGACAAGTGTGCCAGGCCATCTACAATCACTACAACAGTCAGACGGGAGTTTCCCGCACTGCAACCACCTGTTTGGTCGACTGCCGGGGACTTGAAGGATTGGCCCAAGTTGTCCGTACGATATTCGAGGCACACCGGGGTGAAACGATTCCTGACCTCTCAAACGTGCAGCATTTCGATCGCAGCTATCCGTATATCTGTTACGACCTGCGCGACTACCTGGCCCAGTTCGCCTCGACCGACGAGTTGCAACAACTCGACCAGGCGTTGAACGAAACAATACTCTACCAGGCAGCAACTCCCGCGATATTGGGAACACTCACCGTGCGTACCCATTGCGGACTAAGCTGCTACGTAATGGGAACCGGCGACTCGACACTCGACCGATACTATACAACACTCGACTGGTACCAACAAGTCTATCCTATCGATTATTAA
- a CDS encoding tetratricopeptide repeat protein, producing MKKIAVLICMICLPLGLWARNYYQWVERADSCIKAKDWAGAEEALLSALRAEPANGQNSLLMSNLGTVQRYAGKYDEALRSYSNGLLMTPNSVTLLRNRAALFSEIDSIDQAYQDYSQILMIDDTDEDALYHRGLIELERGDTISSRADFERLLKINPASANGRIGFASLLKVMGYYPEAIEVYSQVIKFNPEKEILYVGRAEAYLFAGQYAKADKDIEKAMELAPDDPVVYVLRALGKLARYERESAKEDLERAVELGYDRESAEQLLREDD from the coding sequence ATGAAGAAAATAGCGGTTCTTATTTGTATGATATGCCTGCCCTTGGGACTGTGGGCGAGGAACTATTATCAATGGGTCGAGCGTGCCGACAGTTGCATCAAGGCCAAAGATTGGGCGGGAGCCGAGGAGGCGTTGCTGAGTGCCTTGCGTGCCGAACCGGCCAACGGGCAGAACTCGCTGCTCATGTCGAACCTGGGCACGGTGCAGCGTTATGCCGGTAAATACGACGAGGCGCTCAGGAGCTACTCCAACGGCCTGTTGATGACGCCCAATTCGGTAACACTGTTACGCAACCGGGCGGCCCTCTTTTCTGAAATCGACAGCATCGACCAGGCCTATCAGGATTACAGCCAGATACTGATGATCGACGATACCGACGAAGACGCCCTCTATCACCGGGGGCTTATCGAGTTGGAGCGGGGCGACACGATTTCGAGTCGGGCCGATTTCGAGCGGCTGCTCAAAATCAATCCGGCCAGTGCCAACGGCCGCATCGGTTTTGCTTCGCTGTTGAAGGTGATGGGCTACTATCCCGAGGCGATTGAGGTCTATTCACAGGTTATCAAGTTCAACCCCGAGAAGGAGATTCTCTATGTGGGGCGGGCCGAAGCCTATCTCTTTGCCGGACAGTATGCCAAGGCCGACAAGGACATCGAGAAAGCCATGGAGTTGGCTCCCGACGACCCGGTGGTGTATGTGCTGCGGGCATTGGGCAAACTGGCCCGCTATGAACGGGAATCGGCCAAGGAAGATCTGGAACGTGCCGTCGAGTTGGGGTACGATCGGGAGTCGGCCGAGCAGTTGCTCCGGGAAGACGACTGA
- a CDS encoding HU domain-containing protein, with translation MIGIARHIEYLLLHHGRVTLPGIGTFAVGYREARLLPDDSSFLPPVRSVEFHPDECGDDERLLRSVMRSGFISRDEAARAIANEADAIRRTVEAGDDYRLGRLGRFVLHNGQIDFQVNETNFVEYPRLGFAPVEVQPLEEPEAENETAVTVEDKTPDRIYISFPRRILRAAAVAAAVIVFLLMLSKPINTPDTTVNYAGVLSAELFGPSSTVQASVDEAVVDTTTLAPNTVSVEAEAAHPATTVTEAGTTANTYYIIVSSLPSKRLAEQQIECFRQQGISCDLHIYETPRKARLYVASFGNFDEARQYLSQLVREQPLFENAWIMNAGD, from the coding sequence ATGATTGGAATAGCGCGTCACATCGAATACTTGTTGCTGCATCACGGCCGCGTCACACTGCCGGGGATAGGTACGTTTGCAGTCGGCTATCGGGAGGCCCGGTTGTTGCCCGACGACAGTTCGTTCCTGCCGCCCGTGCGCAGCGTCGAGTTTCACCCCGACGAGTGCGGTGACGATGAGCGGTTGCTCCGTTCGGTGATGCGTTCCGGATTCATCTCCCGCGACGAGGCCGCCCGGGCAATCGCCAACGAGGCCGATGCCATTCGCCGGACCGTAGAGGCCGGTGACGATTACCGGCTGGGACGCTTGGGCCGTTTTGTATTGCACAACGGGCAGATAGATTTCCAGGTTAATGAGACTAATTTTGTCGAATATCCGCGGTTGGGATTTGCCCCGGTCGAGGTTCAGCCGCTTGAAGAGCCTGAGGCCGAAAACGAGACGGCAGTGACCGTTGAAGACAAGACCCCCGATCGCATCTATATATCCTTCCCCCGCCGGATTTTGCGGGCGGCAGCCGTAGCAGCAGCGGTCATCGTCTTTCTGCTGATGCTGTCGAAGCCCATCAATACGCCCGACACCACGGTCAACTATGCCGGCGTGCTCTCGGCCGAACTCTTCGGCCCATCGAGCACAGTTCAAGCGAGTGTAGACGAGGCGGTTGTCGATACGACGACACTCGCTCCCAATACGGTATCGGTCGAAGCCGAAGCGGCTCACCCGGCTACTACGGTAACCGAGGCCGGTACGACAGCCAACACCTATTACATCATCGTTTCGTCGCTTCCCTCCAAACGGTTGGCCGAGCAGCAAATCGAATGCTTCCGTCAACAAGGCATTTCGTGCGACCTGCACATCTACGAGACTCCGCGGAAAGCCCGCCTCTATGTCGCTTCGTTCGGCAACTTTGACGAGGCCCGCCAATACCTCTCGCAACTGGTGCGTGAGCAGCCTCTCTTTGAGAATGCCTGGATTATGAACGCCGGCGATTGA
- a CDS encoding TrmH family RNA methyltransferase, whose product MLSKNQIKRIQSLARKKGRRDEGCFIAEGNKLVEDTCEAFECELLLATPRWLAAHPACSDRSVQEVSEQEMAKVSQLTTPSDVLAVYRIPRYRLDVEAMRHELVLALDTVQDPGNLGTIVRLADWFGIRHIVCSPETADLYNPKVVQATMGALARVRLYYTPLAEFLGAMERASVYGTFLDGTDIYHTPLSNHGVIVMGNEGSGISPELEPYIGTRLYIPNYPAGQPTSESLNVAVAAAITCAEFRRRQIM is encoded by the coding sequence ATGCTTAGTAAAAATCAAATTAAACGCATACAGTCGCTCGCCCGGAAGAAGGGTAGGCGCGACGAAGGTTGTTTCATTGCCGAGGGCAACAAGCTGGTCGAGGACACCTGCGAGGCTTTCGAGTGCGAGCTGTTGCTGGCTACCCCCCGGTGGCTTGCTGCGCACCCAGCTTGTTCCGACCGTTCGGTGCAGGAGGTGAGCGAGCAGGAGATGGCCAAAGTGTCGCAACTCACCACTCCCTCCGATGTGCTGGCCGTGTACCGCATACCTCGCTATCGGCTCGATGTCGAAGCGATGCGCCACGAGTTGGTCTTGGCACTCGACACCGTGCAGGACCCCGGCAATCTGGGTACGATTGTGCGGCTGGCCGACTGGTTCGGCATTCGGCACATCGTCTGCTCGCCCGAGACGGCCGACCTCTACAACCCCAAGGTGGTGCAGGCCACGATGGGAGCGCTGGCACGGGTGCGGCTCTACTATACCCCGTTGGCCGAGTTCCTCGGGGCGATGGAGCGGGCATCGGTCTACGGTACCTTTCTCGACGGCACCGATATCTATCACACCCCGCTTTCGAACCACGGGGTGATTGTGATGGGCAACGAGGGCAGCGGAATATCGCCCGAGCTCGAACCCTATATCGGCACTCGTCTCTATATCCCCAACTATCCGGCGGGGCAACCCACCTCCGAGTCGCTCAACGTCGCCGTTGCGGCGGCCATTACCTGTGCCGAGTTCCGTCGGAGGCAAATCATGTGA